The Mixophyes fleayi isolate aMixFle1 chromosome 1, aMixFle1.hap1, whole genome shotgun sequence genome includes a region encoding these proteins:
- the MACIR gene encoding macrophage immunometabolism regulator: protein MEVDIKGDNRTSISSIPLTNAVERNSPLKIEAEKPRCSSTPCSPIRRTVSGYQILHMDSNYLVGFTTGEELLKLAHKCSATEENSGETLATFRAKPHDSGLSRSSRIYKAKGRHYQPYEIPAINGRRRRRMPSSGDKCNKVIPYESYKAVHGPLPLCLLKGKRIQSKSLDYLNLDKMNIKETADTEVLQYQLQHLTLRGDRVFARNNT, encoded by the coding sequence ATGGAAGTGGATATTAAGGGAGATAACAGGACTAGCATATCTTCTATACCTCTTACTAATGCTGTCGAACGCAATTCTCCATTGAAAATAGAAGCTGAGAAACCTCGCTGCTCTAGCACGCCATGCTCCCCGATTCGTAGAACTGTATCAGGTTATCAAATACTCCACATGGATTCCAATTACCTGGTTGGGTTTACCACAGGGGAGGAGCTTTTAAAGCTAGCTCACAAGTGTTCAGCAACAGAAGAGAATTCTGGTGAGACCTTAGCAACATTTCGCGCCAAGCCGCATGACTCTGGACTTTCCCGCTCCTCTCGGATATACAAAGCTAAAGGTCGACACTATCAGCCGTATGAAATTCCAGCAATTAATGGAAGGAGACGAAGGCGAATGCCAAGCTCTGGTGATAAGTGCAATAAAGTTATTCCTTATGAGTCTTACAAGGCTGTCCACGGTCCTTTGCCTCTTTGTCTTCTTAAGGGTAAGAGAATACAATCAAAGTCCTTGGACTACCTCAACCTAGATAAGATGAACATCAAGGAAACCGCAGACACAGAAGTGTTGCAGTATCAACTTCAGCATCTTACTCTGAGGGGTGACCGTGTCTTTGCAAGAAACAATACCTGA